One genomic region from Carcharodon carcharias isolate sCarCar2 chromosome 12, sCarCar2.pri, whole genome shotgun sequence encodes:
- the tmem198b gene encoding transmembrane protein 198-B — protein sequence MTSTLRTLHFKLLTHGTGQDAIHNCDQAIDRKYDIVPSVVCAMCCLFGIIYCFFGYRCFKAIMFLTGLMFGSIVIFMLCYKERVLDTQLSMEASVGIGLGIGILCGLVTMLVRSVGLFMVGLLLGLLVAVATLVVLEQFYHPRTVWVPIGLLLGAGMFFAVLTLQWQRFFTVLSTAVFGSAVITVTVDYFIELFLLVLYVYERIKVAPLQPVCWYSWVILGVWPVLTALGVLVQFKVTAEGYSHTEVIISRRQRRVQLMRIRQKETKKKRRKHHKKYQEPVYRRKPNPVRRYDGDVLSPSYIQNFRDRQTGGGTSSAGFSASGHTMVDVDYDCGSTVPLTASAPAVRV from the exons ATGACCTCGACACTTCGAACTTTGCACTTTAAACTCTTGACTCATGGCACGGGACAAGATGCAATCCACAACTGCGATCAGGCGATTGATCGGAAGTATGACATTGTACCCTCTGTGGTCTGTGCCATGTGTTGCCTCTTTGGAATCATTTACTGCTTCTTTG GCTACCGCTGCTTCAAAGCCATCATGTTCCTGACAGGCTTGATGTTTGGTTCTATCGTCATCTTCATGCTGTGCTACAAGGAGAGGGTCCTGGACACACAGCTGAGCATGGAGGCCAGTGTGGGAATCGGACTGGGCATTGGTATCCTCTGCGGCCTGGTCACCATGCTGGTGCGTAGCGTCGGGCTCTTCATGGTGGGCCTACTGCTCGGCCTGCTGGTGGCCGTGGCCACCCTGGTGGTGCTGGAGCAGTTCTACCACCCCCGCACCGTCTGGGTCCCCATCGGCCTGCTGCTGGGCGCCGGAATGTTCTTTGCGGTACTGACCCTGCAGTGGCAGCGCTTCTTCACCGTGCTGTCCACCGCCGTCTTTGGGAGCGCTGTCATCACCGTGACGGTGGATTACTTCATCGAGctcttcctgctggtgctgtacgTCTATGAGAGGATCAAGGTGGCTCCCTTGCAGCCCGTGTGCTGGTACAGCTGGGTCATCCTAGGTGTCTGGCCTGTGCTCACTGCCCTTGGTGTCCTGGTACAGTTCAAAGTCACAGCAGAAGGCTACTCACACACAGAAG TAATTATCAGCAGGAGACAGAGGCGGGTTCAGCTGATGCGAATACGACAGAAGGAGACCAAGAAGAAGAGGAGGAAGCATCACAAGAAATACCAGGAGCCTGTGTACCGGAGAAAGCCCAACCCGGTACGGCGCTATGATGGAGACGTGCTCTCTCCG AGCTACATTCAGAATTTTCGAGACCGTCAGACGGGGGGTGGGACCTCCTCTGCCGGATTCAGCGCCAGCGGGCACACCATGGTCGACGTAGACTACGACTGTGGTTCCACCGTGCCCCTCACGGCCTCTGCTCCTGCCGTCCGTGTGTGA